A region of Rhodamnia argentea isolate NSW1041297 chromosome 9, ASM2092103v1, whole genome shotgun sequence DNA encodes the following proteins:
- the LOC115742850 gene encoding 1-aminocyclopropane-1-carboxylate oxidase-like — MEKFPLIDLEKLNGEERAVTMEKIRDACENWGFFELVNHGISHELMDTVERLTKGHYRGCMERKFKEMVASKGLEAVRSEIDDIDWESTFFLRHLPVSNLSEVPDLKEDYRKVMREFALEIEKLAEQLLDLLCENLGLQKGYLKKAFYGSRGPTFGTKVSNYPLCPNPELIKGLRAHTDAGGIILLFQDDKVGGLQLLKDGKWIDVPPLRHSIVINLGDQLEVITNGKYRSVEHRVIAQTDGNRMSIASFYNPGSDAVICPAPALLGNEAAEKGQVYPKFVFEDYMKLYAGLKFQAKEPRFEVMKAMESTIAAGPIATA; from the exons atgGAGAAATTCCCACTGATTGACTTGGAGAAGTTGAATGGTGAGGAGAGAGCAGTGACTATGGAGAAGATAAGAGATGCTTGTGAAAATTGGGGCTTCTTTGAG TTGGTGAATCATGGGATATCGCATGAGCTGATGGACACCGTGGAGAGGCTCACAAAGGGTCACTACAGAGGATGCATGGAGaggaaattcaaagaaatggtGGCAAGCAAAGGACTTGAGGCCGTTCGGTCCGAGATTGACGACATCGATTGGGAGAGCACCTTCTTCTTGCGCCATCTCCCTGTCTCCAACCTCTCCGAAGTCCCCGATCTCAAAGAAGATTACAG GAAGGTGATGAGAGAATTTGCACTGGAGATAGAGAAGCTAGCAGAGCAACTCCTAGACCTGTTGTGTGAGAACCTTGGTCTCCAGAAAGGGTACCTGAAGAAGGCGTTTTATGGATCCAGAGGGCCGACATTCGGAACCAAGGTCAGCAACTACCCTCTGTGCCCAAATCCTGAGCTGATTAAGGGCCTCCGTGCCCACACCGACGCCGGCGGGATCATACTCCTCTTCCAGGACGACAAGGTCGGCGGCCTCCAACTCCTCAAGGACGGCAAGTGGATCGACGTCCCCCCGCTCAGGCATTCGATTGTTATCAACTTGGGCGACCAACTAGAG GTCATTACAAATGGCAAGTACAGGAGTGTGGAGCACCGGGTTATTGCACAAACAGATGGGAACAGGATGTCCATAGCATCGTTTTATAATCCCGGGAGTGATGCTGTTATCTGTCCAGCACCAGCACTGTTGGGGAACGAAGCAGCAGAGAAAGGCCAAGTTTATCCCAAGTTTGTGTTCGAGGACTACATGAAGTTGTATGCAGGGCTTAAGTTCCAGGCGAAGGAACCGAGATTCGAAGTCATGAAAGCCATGGAATCTACCATTGCTGCGGGTCCTATCGCAACCGCTTGA
- the LOC115742847 gene encoding protein CLMP1 codes for MGKSGGKKKKGGANHVSVDAPVPKANGGVDLDSSVFLKRAHELKEEGNKRFQSKDYVGALEQYNNALNLMPKTHPDRAVFHSNRAACLMQMKPIDYETVIAECTMALQVQPRFVRALLRRARALEAIGKIEMAMQDVQVLLGSDPNNGDALEIARRLRMALGPRQEAQQDLQSQPSAAALGASAVRGAPVGGLGPCLPARPVPKKGTSSAAGSVLSTSSKIEKPQPIGATENGPVPKAQMPKLVLKPLSGSSTDPLMNSSVETKQRSSSSSASILPLGGRHSNVAIPLRALKLVYDHDIRLALMPVNCSFKVLREIISKRFPSSKSVLIKYRDNDGDLVTITCSSELRMAESSVDSVIEKEPEPEKTGSFGLLRLHIVEVTSEQEPPLVEEDEEKPLESEENKGEESQSHSSLGESVLEAGDSAIDKIEKEDSKDKQPGTSEDPECKDVEMDDWLFEFAQLFRTHVGIDADAHIDLHELGMELCTEALEETVTSEEAQNLFDKAAAKFQEVAALAFFNWGNVHMCAARKRIPLDESAGKEVVAAQLQVAYDWVREKYSLAKEKYEEALVIKPDFYEGLLALGQQQFEMAKLHWSFALAKKIDLMSWDPAETLKLFDSAEEKMKAATEMWEKLEEQRANELKDPNSSKRDELLKRRKKQGAEGEPFGSAGNGEVSPEEAAEQAAVMRSQIHLFWGNMLFERSQVECKLGMGGWKEKLDAAVERFKLAGASEADISVVLKNHYSNGDAVEGHGKRVDNTNADANLESEKKEEVAQVAEK; via the coding sequence ATGGGGAAATctggagggaagaaaaagaaaggaggtgCAAACCATGTCTCCGTGGATGCTCCGGTGCCGAAAGCCAATGGTGGTGTTGATTTGGACTCGTCAGTGTTCTTGAAAAGAGCCCATGAGCTCAAAGAAGAAGGCAATAAGAGGTTCCAGAGCAAGGACTACGTAGGTGCTCTTGAGCAGTATAATAATGCGCTTAACCTCATGCCAAAGACCCACCCCGACAGGGCGGTGTTTCACAGCAACAGGGCTGCTTGCCTGATGCAGATGAAGCCCATAGACTATGAGACGGTGATAGCCGAGTGCACGATGGCGCTTCAGGTTCAGCCCAGGTTCGTCAGGGCGCTGCTTAGGAGGGCTAGGGCATTGGAGGCCATAGGAAAGATCGAAATGGCTATGCAGGATGTTCAGGTGTTGTTGGGGTCAGACCCGAATAATGGGGATGCTTTGGAGATTGCAAGACGATTGCGTATGGCGTTAGGCCCCCGCCAGGAGGCCCAGCAGGACCTCCAAAGCCAGCCGTCCGCGGCTGCTCTCGGTGCTTCTGCTGTCCGCGGGGCTCCAGTTGGTGGCCTAGGGCCATGTTTGCCTGCCCGTCCGGTGCCTAAGAAGGGGACATCCTCTGCAGCAGGATCTGTTTTATCTACGAGTAGTAAGATAGAGAAGCCCCAACCAATTGGAGCAACTGAAAATGGTCCTGTGCCCAAAGCCcaaatgccaaaacttgtgttAAAGCCCCTGAGTGGTTCTTCTACTGACCCTCTGATGAACTCGAGCGTGGAAACCAAGCAGCGGTCTTCATCTTCGTCGGCATCAATATTGCCTCTCGGTGGTCGGCACTCGAATGTTGCTATTCCTTTGAGGGCACTGAAGCTTGTTTATGATCATGACATAAGGCTTGCCCTGATGCCTGTGAACTGCAGCTTTAAAGTGTTAAGGGAGATTATAAGCAAACGTTTTCCTTCCTCTAAGTCTGTTTTGATCAAGTATAGGGATAACGACGGTGATTTAGTGACTATCACATGTAGCAGTGAGCTCAGAATGGCAGAGTCTAGCGTCGACAGTGTTATTGAGAAAGAGCCTGAACCAGAGAAGACCGGTTCCTTCGGGTTGCTTAGGTTGCACATTGTTGAGGTGACTTCTGAGCAGGAGCCACCTTTAgtggaggaagatgaagagaagCCTTTGGAAAGTGAGGAGAACAAAGGAGAAGAAAGTCAGTCTCATTCTTCTCTAGGTGAATCGGTATTAGAAGCCGGTGATTCTGCAATTGATAAGATTGAAAAAGAAGACTCGAAAGATAAGCAGCCGGGTACTTCAGAAGATCCAGAATGCAAGGATGTTGAGATGGATGATTGGTTGTTTGAGTTTGCTCAGCTTTTCCGCACTCATGTCGGTATTGACGCCGATGCTCACATAGACTTGCATGAGCTTGGTATGGAGCTCTGCACAGAAGCACTTGAGGAAACTGTGACAAGTGAAGAAGCTCAGAATTTGTTTGACAAGGCAGCTGCAAAATTCCAAGAGGTAGCAGCTCTAGCTTTCTTCAACTGGGGCAATGTCCATATGTGCGCAGCAAGAAAGCGCATTCCCTTGGATGAGTCTGCCGGGAAGGAGGTAGTAGCAGCGCAACTTCAAGTAGCTTATGATTGGGTGAGAGAGAAGTACTCATTGGCCAAAGAGAAGTATGAGGAAGCTCTCGTAATCAAGCCAGACTTTTATGAAGGATTGCTTGCTTTGGGACAGCAGCAGTTTGAAATGGCCAAACTTCACTGGTCATTTGCTCTTGCTAAGAAAATTGACCTAATGAGCTGGGATCCTGCAGAAACACTCAAACTCTTTGATAGTGCAGAGGAGAAGATGAAAGCCGCAACGGAGATGTGGGAGAAGCTGGAGGAACAAAGGGCGAACGAACTGAAAGATCCAAACTCGAGCAAGAGAGATGAGCTgctgaaaagaaggaaaaaacaagggGCAGAAGGTGAGCCCTTCGGGAGTGCCGGTAATGGAGAGGTCTCGCCTGAAGAAGCCGCTGAGCAAGCTGCAGTTATGAGATCACAGATCCACCTTTTCTGGGGTAATATGCTTTTTGAGCGATCTCAAGTTGAGTGCAAGTTAGGGATGGGTGGTTGGAAGGAGAAACTGGATGCTGCCGTTGAGCGCTTTAAGCTTGCTGGAGCCTCCGAGGCTGACATTTCAGTTGTTCTGAAGAACCACTACTCTAATGGAGATGCAGTGGAAGGACATGGGAAAAGGGTTGACAACACTAACGCTGACGCAAACTTGGAAAgtgagaagaaggaagaggttGCTCAAGTAGCAGAGAAGTGA